One segment of Streptomyces sp. YIM 121038 DNA contains the following:
- a CDS encoding class I SAM-dependent methyltransferase translates to MRPHRPQRALPRRPPDGGARSVPTREQIIQEPDTSEPEATRRDSDVTESVRANRGWWDRNADEYQIEHGTFLGDDRFVWGPEGLDEVEAELLGPAEALKGKDVLEIGAGAAQCSRWLAGQGARPVALDLSHRQLQHALRIDGGRVPLVEADAGVLPFADGSFDLACSAYGALPFVAEPVRVLREVRRVLRPGGRFVFSVTHPIRWAFPDEPGPEGLSVAASYFDRTPYVEQDDSGSAVYVEHHRTLGDRVRDVVAGGFRLVDLVEPEWPAWNTQEWGGWSPLRGNLIPGTAIFVCERD, encoded by the coding sequence ATGAGGCCACACCGGCCGCAGCGCGCTCTGCCGCGTCGCCCTCCGGACGGCGGCGCCCGCAGCGTACCGACGAGGGAGCAGATCATCCAAGAGCCCGACACGTCCGAGCCCGAGGCCACCCGCCGTGACTCCGACGTCACCGAGAGTGTGCGCGCCAATCGGGGCTGGTGGGACCGGAACGCCGACGAGTACCAGATCGAGCACGGCACGTTCCTCGGCGACGACCGTTTCGTCTGGGGCCCCGAGGGGCTCGACGAGGTCGAGGCCGAGCTGCTCGGCCCGGCGGAGGCCCTGAAGGGCAAGGACGTCCTGGAGATCGGCGCGGGCGCCGCCCAGTGCTCGCGCTGGCTGGCCGGCCAGGGCGCGCGGCCCGTGGCGCTCGACCTCTCGCACCGCCAGCTCCAGCACGCCCTGCGGATCGACGGCGGCCGGGTGCCGCTGGTGGAGGCGGACGCGGGCGTGCTGCCCTTCGCGGACGGCTCCTTCGACCTCGCCTGCTCCGCGTACGGGGCGCTGCCGTTCGTCGCGGAGCCGGTGCGGGTGCTGCGGGAGGTGCGGCGGGTGCTGCGGCCCGGCGGCCGCTTCGTGTTCTCCGTGACGCACCCGATCCGCTGGGCGTTCCCCGACGAGCCGGGCCCCGAGGGCCTGTCGGTGGCCGCCTCGTACTTCGACCGCACGCCGTACGTCGAGCAGGACGACAGCGGCAGCGCGGTCTACGTCGAGCACCACAGGACGCTCGGCGACCGGGTCCGTGACGTGGTCGCGGGCGGTTTCCGCCTGGTGGACCTGGTGGAGCCCGAGTGGCCCGCGTGGAACACCCAGGAGTGGGGCGGCTGGTCCCCGCTGCGCGGGAACCTGATCCCGGGGACCGCGATCTTCGTGTGCGAGCGGGACTGA
- the hrpB gene encoding ATP-dependent helicase HrpB produces the protein MIRDAALNLPVREALPALRAALDGPGAAVLCAPPGTGKTTLVPLALAGLTESEGPVRRVVVAEPRRIAARAAARRMAWLLGEKVGRTVGYTVRGERVVGPHTRVEVVTTGVLLQRLQRDQELAGVDVVVLDECHERHLDADTAAAFLIDVREALRPELKLVAASATTDADGWARVLGGAPVVEAAGVAHPVEVVWAPPAAPVRPPHGLRVDPALLSHVAAVVRRALRERAGDVLCFLPGVGEIGRVTGQLAGLPDVEVLQVHGRAPAEVQDAVLAGGERRRVVLATSVAESSLTVPGVRVVVDSGLAREPRVDHARGLSALTTVRASQAAGRQRAGRAGREAPGAVYRCWTPAEDGRLPRFPAPEIKVADLTAFALQAACWGDPGASGLALLDPPPRGAMAAAREVLTAVGAVDAETGRATERGLRLSRMGVHPRLARALLDAAPRVGARRAAEAVALLSEEPPREYGDDLAAALRGARRGGDGYAGRWRAEVSRLTAAVGAATDGSPAPAPDAAPRAPGSRDDAVVGLVAALAFPERVARRAADGTYLMAGGTRAEAGPGSGLGGAPWVAVAVADRPVGAGHARVRLGAVVDEDVARAAASSLYGEGDEVAWAAGDVVARHVARLGAVELAARPLRDPDPRRVREALLEGLRREGVALLRWSKDAAALRDRLRFLRLHLGEPWPDVSDAALLAAPDAWLEPELGRARRRADLARIEAGQALTRLLPWAGGEAVRLDELAPERVEVPSGSRIRVDYTDPEQPVLAVKLQELFGLDDTPRVAGVPLLVHLLSPAGRPAAVTADLASFWRDGYRSVRAELRGRYPKHPWPEDPARATPTRYTKARQERAERA, from the coding sequence GTGATCCGTGACGCCGCCCTGAACCTGCCCGTGCGCGAGGCGCTGCCCGCGCTGCGCGCCGCCCTCGACGGGCCCGGAGCCGCCGTGCTGTGCGCGCCGCCCGGCACGGGCAAGACCACCCTGGTGCCGCTGGCCCTCGCGGGCCTCACGGAGAGTGAGGGACCGGTGCGGCGCGTGGTCGTCGCCGAGCCCCGGCGTATCGCGGCGCGCGCCGCCGCCCGCCGCATGGCGTGGCTCCTCGGCGAGAAGGTCGGCCGGACCGTCGGCTACACGGTGCGCGGCGAGCGCGTGGTCGGCCCCCACACGCGCGTGGAGGTCGTCACGACCGGCGTCCTGCTCCAGCGGCTGCAACGCGACCAGGAGCTGGCGGGCGTGGACGTCGTCGTCCTGGACGAGTGCCACGAGCGGCACCTGGACGCGGACACCGCGGCGGCCTTCCTGATCGACGTGCGCGAGGCGCTGCGCCCGGAGCTGAAGCTGGTGGCGGCGTCCGCGACGACGGACGCGGACGGCTGGGCGCGCGTCCTCGGGGGCGCACCGGTGGTGGAGGCGGCGGGCGTCGCCCACCCCGTGGAGGTCGTGTGGGCGCCCCCGGCCGCCCCGGTGCGGCCGCCGCACGGCCTGCGCGTGGACCCCGCGCTGCTCTCCCACGTCGCCGCGGTGGTGCGGCGGGCGCTGCGGGAGCGCGCGGGCGACGTGCTGTGCTTCCTGCCGGGGGTCGGCGAGATCGGCCGCGTCACCGGGCAGCTGGCCGGCCTGCCCGACGTGGAGGTCCTCCAGGTGCACGGGCGCGCCCCGGCCGAGGTGCAGGACGCGGTGCTCGCCGGGGGCGAGCGGCGGCGCGTGGTGCTCGCGACGTCGGTGGCCGAGTCGTCCCTGACGGTGCCGGGGGTGCGGGTGGTGGTCGACTCGGGCCTGGCCCGGGAGCCGCGCGTGGACCATGCGCGCGGCCTCAGCGCCCTGACGACGGTACGGGCCTCGCAGGCCGCGGGGCGCCAGCGGGCGGGGCGTGCCGGGCGCGAGGCGCCGGGCGCGGTGTACCGCTGCTGGACCCCGGCGGAGGACGGTCGCCTGCCGCGCTTCCCCGCCCCCGAGATCAAGGTCGCGGACCTGACGGCGTTCGCCCTCCAGGCGGCGTGCTGGGGCGACCCCGGCGCGAGCGGGCTCGCCCTGCTCGACCCGCCGCCCCGAGGCGCCATGGCGGCCGCCCGCGAGGTCCTGACCGCCGTCGGGGCGGTCGACGCGGAAACGGGCCGGGCCACGGAGCGGGGCCTGCGCCTTTCCCGGATGGGGGTGCACCCCCGGCTGGCGCGCGCCCTCCTGGACGCCGCGCCGCGGGTGGGCGCCCGCCGGGCCGCGGAGGCGGTGGCGCTGCTGAGCGAGGAGCCTCCGCGGGAGTACGGCGACGACCTCGCGGCGGCCCTGCGCGGCGCCCGGCGCGGGGGCGACGGATACGCGGGGCGGTGGCGCGCGGAGGTGTCCCGGCTCACGGCGGCCGTGGGCGCCGCCACGGACGGCTCCCCCGCGCCCGCCCCCGACGCGGCGCCGCGCGCGCCCGGCTCGCGCGACGACGCCGTCGTCGGGCTCGTGGCCGCCCTCGCCTTCCCCGAGCGCGTCGCCCGGCGCGCGGCGGACGGGACGTATCTGATGGCGGGCGGCACCCGGGCCGAGGCGGGCCCCGGGTCCGGGCTCGGCGGGGCGCCCTGGGTGGCCGTGGCGGTGGCCGACCGGCCCGTCGGCGCCGGGCACGCGCGCGTACGGCTCGGCGCGGTCGTCGACGAGGACGTCGCACGGGCCGCCGCCTCCTCCCTGTACGGGGAGGGCGACGAGGTCGCCTGGGCGGCGGGGGACGTGGTCGCCCGGCACGTGGCGCGGCTCGGCGCGGTGGAGCTCGCGGCGCGGCCGCTGCGGGACCCCGACCCCCGGCGCGTGCGCGAGGCGCTGCTGGAGGGCCTGCGGCGGGAGGGCGTGGCGCTGCTGCGCTGGAGCAAGGACGCCGCCGCGCTGCGGGACCGGCTGCGGTTCCTGCGGCTGCACCTGGGCGAGCCCTGGCCCGACGTGTCCGACGCGGCGCTGCTCGCCGCGCCCGACGCCTGGCTCGAACCGGAGCTCGGCCGGGCCCGGCGCCGCGCGGACCTGGCCCGGATCGAGGCCGGGCAGGCACTGACGCGGCTCCTTCCGTGGGCGGGCGGCGAGGCGGTGCGCCTGGACGAGCTGGCGCCGGAGCGCGTGGAGGTGCCGAGCGGCTCCCGGATCCGGGTGGACTACACGGATCCGGAGCAGCCGGTGCTGGCGGTGAAGCTCCAGGAGCTGTTCGGGCTCGACGACACGCCCCGGGTGGCCGGGGTGCCGCTCCTCGTGCACCTCCTGTCGCCCGCGGGGCGCCCGGCGGCGGTCACCGCGGACCTGGCCTCGTTCTGGCGGGACGGCTACCGCTCGGTGCGGGCGGAGCTGCGCGGCCGCTATCCGAAGCACCCGTGGCCCGAGGACCCGGCGCGGGCCACGCCCACGCGGTACACCAAGGCCCGCCAGGAGCGCGCCGAACGGGCCTGA
- a CDS encoding DUF3068 domain-containing protein, producing MRRKAGLVLLALAVFFATTAPLLRWYAFPRLVKIPPGRYETMVLEAKPATLIDYGTMKAKKVPEVTIVQTLKGNVEASEKIEESADRDVVVWDALSYVQGPDGKMVSKIPERYIFDAHSQEPVHATGEMVDGDRVRREGIEFKWPFLTKKRDYEYFDAQARVTKPIHYGGTRTFRGVEVYYFEQTIPWTKVPMPKALPVKGLTAEAIAKTGTTRWYTTVRKFWVEPTTGAPVYGEEIHKEELRGGTLLGDRDKVTAFSGHVKMREDYIRHTVDLVKSQRVLVLLMTSYLPWGFLGLGVLLLALALWLEARGRTPGDPEPTGEPEPRPQPVNA from the coding sequence ATGCGCCGCAAGGCCGGTCTGGTCCTGCTCGCCCTCGCCGTGTTCTTCGCGACCACGGCCCCACTGCTGCGCTGGTACGCCTTCCCGCGCCTGGTCAAGATCCCGCCCGGCCGGTACGAGACGATGGTCCTGGAGGCGAAGCCCGCGACCCTCATCGACTACGGCACGATGAAGGCCAAGAAGGTCCCCGAGGTCACCATCGTGCAGACCCTCAAGGGGAACGTGGAGGCCTCCGAGAAGATCGAGGAGAGCGCCGACCGCGACGTCGTGGTCTGGGACGCGCTGTCGTACGTCCAGGGACCCGACGGCAAGATGGTCTCCAAGATCCCCGAGCGGTACATCTTCGACGCCCACAGCCAGGAACCCGTCCACGCCACCGGCGAGATGGTCGACGGCGACCGGGTGCGGCGCGAGGGCATCGAGTTCAAATGGCCCTTCCTGACCAAGAAGCGGGACTACGAGTACTTCGACGCGCAGGCCCGCGTCACCAAGCCCATCCACTACGGGGGCACCCGCACCTTCCGGGGCGTCGAGGTCTACTACTTCGAGCAGACCATCCCCTGGACCAAGGTCCCCATGCCCAAGGCGCTCCCGGTCAAGGGCCTCACGGCCGAGGCCATCGCCAAGACGGGCACGACGCGCTGGTACACCACGGTCCGCAAGTTCTGGGTCGAGCCGACCACCGGGGCGCCCGTGTACGGCGAGGAGATCCACAAGGAGGAGCTGCGCGGCGGCACCCTGCTCGGCGACCGCGACAAGGTCACCGCGTTCTCCGGGCACGTGAAGATGCGCGAGGACTACATCCGCCACACCGTGGACCTGGTCAAGTCCCAGCGCGTCCTCGTCCTGCTCATGACCTCGTACCTGCCGTGGGGCTTCCTGGGCCTCGGCGTGCTCCTGCTGGCCCTCGCCCTGTGGCTGGAGGCGCGCGGCCGCACGCCCGGCGACCCGGAGCCGACGGGGGAGCCGGAACCCAGGCCGCAGCCGGTGAACGCCTGA
- a CDS encoding SPW_0924 family protein — protein sequence MRALIAAATGLAVAFALVLTVTAIGAPSGETSPKPLLTTVPEHP from the coding sequence ATGCGTGCCCTCATCGCCGCCGCCACCGGTCTGGCCGTCGCCTTCGCCCTGGTCCTGACCGTCACGGCCATCGGCGCCCCGTCCGGCGAGACCTCGCCGAAACCGCTGCTCACCACCGTCCCCGAGCACCCCTAG
- a CDS encoding lytic murein transglycosylase — MAPVFGKRLRKATVTTAVAAAAVAALAASQAPGVATTDQPRDEWAADSAPPPDGDSATGNSPYYTDLPPLESPVPPSGKPGGGAKGDAEAGLPATVLDAYKKAESAVRTAKPGCNLPWQLLAAIGKVESGQARGGRVDGDGTTLTPILGPVLDGNGFAKITDTDGGAFDGDTTHDRAVGPMQFIPSTWASSGKDGNGDGKKDPNNIYDAALAAAHYLCGNDRDLAVKDDLHAAILSYNRSTEYLNTVLSWLEYYRKGTHEIPDGTGQLPGDRSDNDQPRRPGPTTPSSPRPGTTPVEREGTYTPPPSGGKPGDGGDGSHKPRPPKPRPKPPSPQEQVYELKNLGPAELTATAGDAFAERVRVYAQTGSGRGVPKVKIRFTISGKTDTRFEGGDRSVTVATDSRGDAVSPKLRAGETTGGFTVRALVVGRTIDPVKVSGTVTARKADKVVRTSDKPLTCVAGQAFAERVEVKATYKNKPAAGVAATATLIKSKESPVVADKGPYFKDADGKPVRTLKGLTTDADGKLLLPKMYADEAAGTYLLRIVTQGGGTLLVELEVTAPVTEEPEEPGEPSSTPSGTASPSASTSASASPST; from the coding sequence ATGGCGCCGGTATTCGGCAAGCGGCTGCGCAAGGCGACGGTGACCACCGCGGTCGCCGCCGCGGCGGTGGCGGCCCTGGCCGCCTCGCAGGCCCCGGGCGTGGCGACGACGGACCAGCCGCGTGACGAATGGGCCGCCGACTCCGCGCCGCCGCCGGACGGCGACTCCGCGACCGGTAACTCGCCGTACTACACGGACCTGCCGCCCCTCGAAAGCCCGGTGCCGCCCAGCGGCAAGCCCGGCGGCGGCGCCAAGGGCGACGCGGAGGCCGGCCTGCCCGCCACGGTCCTTGACGCGTACAAGAAGGCCGAGTCGGCCGTGCGCACGGCGAAGCCCGGCTGCAACCTCCCCTGGCAGCTGCTCGCCGCGATCGGCAAGGTCGAGTCGGGCCAGGCCCGCGGCGGCCGCGTCGACGGCGACGGCACGACCCTCACGCCGATCCTCGGCCCGGTCCTCGACGGCAACGGCTTCGCGAAGATCACGGACACCGACGGCGGCGCCTTCGACGGCGACACCACGCACGACCGTGCCGTCGGCCCCATGCAGTTCATCCCCTCGACCTGGGCGTCCTCCGGCAAGGACGGCAACGGCGACGGCAAGAAGGACCCGAACAACATCTACGACGCCGCGCTCGCCGCCGCGCACTACCTGTGCGGGAACGACCGCGACCTCGCCGTCAAGGACGACCTGCACGCCGCGATCCTCAGCTACAACCGGTCCACGGAGTATCTGAACACGGTCCTGTCGTGGCTGGAGTACTACCGCAAGGGCACCCACGAGATCCCCGACGGCACCGGTCAGCTGCCGGGCGACCGCAGCGACAACGACCAGCCGCGGCGGCCCGGCCCGACCACGCCGTCCTCCCCGCGCCCCGGCACCACCCCGGTGGAGCGCGAGGGCACGTACACCCCGCCGCCCAGCGGCGGCAAGCCGGGCGACGGCGGCGACGGCTCGCACAAGCCGCGGCCGCCCAAGCCCAGGCCCAAGCCGCCGTCCCCGCAGGAGCAGGTCTACGAGCTGAAGAACCTCGGCCCGGCCGAGCTCACCGCGACGGCGGGCGACGCCTTCGCCGAGCGCGTGCGGGTGTACGCCCAGACCGGCTCGGGCCGCGGGGTGCCCAAGGTGAAGATCCGGTTCACGATCAGCGGCAAGACGGACACGCGCTTCGAGGGCGGCGACCGCAGCGTCACCGTCGCCACGGACTCCCGGGGCGACGCCGTCTCGCCGAAGCTGCGGGCGGGCGAGACGACGGGCGGCTTCACCGTCCGCGCGCTGGTGGTGGGCCGCACCATCGACCCGGTCAAGGTGTCCGGCACCGTCACCGCCCGCAAGGCCGACAAGGTCGTGCGCACCAGCGACAAGCCGCTGACGTGCGTGGCGGGGCAGGCCTTCGCCGAGCGGGTCGAGGTCAAGGCGACGTACAAGAACAAGCCCGCGGCCGGTGTCGCCGCCACCGCCACGTTGATCAAGTCCAAGGAGAGCCCGGTCGTCGCCGACAAGGGCCCCTACTTCAAGGACGCCGACGGCAAGCCGGTCCGCACCCTCAAGGGCCTCACCACGGACGCCGACGGCAAGCTGCTGCTGCCGAAGATGTACGCCGACGAAGCGGCGGGCACGTATCTGCTGCGCATCGTCACCCAGGGTGGCGGCACGCTCCTCGTCGAGCTGGAGGTGACGGCACCCGTCACCGAGGAGCCGGAGGAGCCGGGCGAGCCGTCGTCGACCCCGTCGGGGACCGCGTCGCCGTCCGCGTCCACGTCGGCATCGGCGTCGCCGAGCACCTGA